In Candidatus Poribacteria bacterium, the sequence AATCCGTGTTTGATTATCACTTCCCAAATCGAAACAACACTCAGATAGATATCATTTTCCGAATCGCGAATAATTTGTTTCAGAGAAACCGATAAACGTGCATCCCGACTGATAAACCAAAGGAAAATGTGTGTATCCAGCAAGAGCTTCATTTGCCCTCAAATTGCTTGATAATTTCTTCTGGTAATGGATCGTCAAAGTCATCGGGAACTCGAAATTCGCCCGCACACAAGCCAAAAGGGCGAAGTTCCCGCGTATGATTTGTTTCAATCGGTTTGATTGCCGCTATAGGCTTGTCAACTTGTACAATAACAAGCGTTTCGCCGGCTTGAACTCGATGAAGACAGCCCAGAAAATCACGTTGAATTTCGTCAAGGGTGACCGTTGCCATGCTATTTCCTCGAAATTGAGTGAACCCTTTGGTTGTCCCTTTCTATCCGACCGAACCTTCCATCTGTAGCTGGATCAGGCGGTTCATTTCGACCGCGTACTCCATCGGGAGTTCCTTCACGAGCGGTTCAATGAATCCGTTGACGATCATCGTCGAGGCTTCCTCTTCGGACAGCCCACGGCTCATCAGATAAAAGAGCTGTTCCTCGCCAATCTTGCTGACACGCGCTTCGTGCCCGACGTTCACATCGTCTGCGTCAATCTGGATAACCGGATAGGTGTCGGAACGCGAGTCTTCATCGAGAATCAGGGCATCACATTCGACGTTGGACTTA encodes:
- a CDS encoding type II toxin-antitoxin system Phd/YefM family antitoxin, whose product is MATVTLDEIQRDFLGCLHRVQAGETLVIVQVDKPIAAIKPIETNHTRELRPFGLCAGEFRVPDDFDDPLPEEIIKQFEGK